Proteins from a genomic interval of Pseudomonas paeninsulae:
- the putA gene encoding bifunctional proline dehydrogenase/L-glutamate gamma-semialdehyde dehydrogenase PutA — translation MFKASHVLQDEFLNRISAAKAADFFPVISANYSVDEAAYLTELLQLADPGDNGIEAISHGARTLIHDVRGRDNAVDTLDALLRQYSLDTQEGLMLMCLAEALLRVPDAATADALIRDKLSAAEWERHLGKSDNVLVNFAAWGLVMTGKVVDPSAADGRPKNVIGRLVKRSGEPVIRAAMNQAMKMMGKQFVLGRNIAEALKNGRPEREKGYSYSFDMLGEAALTADDAEKYMADYRKAIDTVGAEAQVGKGPKPSISIKLSALHPRYEVAQRERVLTELFANVLELAVRARKLGVGISVDAEEADRLELSLELYEKLMRDPGLKGWGEFGLVVQAYSKRCLPVLVWLALLGKELGAKMPLRLVKGAYWDTEIKQCQVQGLDGYPVFTRKEGTDTSYLACARFLLSEFTRDVIYPQFASHNAHTVSCILSMAAEYQQPREFEFQRLHGMGDALYDTVLEKHGKTVRIYAPVGAHKDLLPYLVRRLLENGANSSFVHQLVDPSTPIESLLDHPVTQLRKFKTLGNDKIPLPPAQFGAARKNSQGINMNIQHSLAELELAYQPHLSRQWHATPVINGQSLPGAAQDVYCPYELSKVVGTAQFASAAQAAQALDGLSAAWPRWNATAIDSRASIFERLADLLESNRAELMALCTVEAGKSMQDGIDEVREAVDFCRYYAQQARLRLGREELKGPTGERNELFHEGRGIFVCVSPWNFPLAIYLGQIAAALVAGNCVLAKPAEQTSLIAARALELMFEAGLPMDVIAFLPGDGATLGGVFCRDARVAGVCFTGSTDTARIINRQLAEKAGPIAALIAETGGQNAMIVDSTALPEQVVKDAVQSAFTSAGQRCSALRVLYVQADIAERVLDLLKGAMAELKVGPTHLRESDVGPVIDAEAKAGLDAHIAQLKGEGKLIAETPLPAGLHGHFVAPVAFEIGGIAELKKENFGPILHIVRFQAADLENVVAAINGTGYGLTLGVHTRNEETADRIEALARVGNLYVNRNQIGAVVGVQPFGGCGLSGTGPKAGGPSYLLRFVNERTTSVNTTAVGGNASLLSLGDED, via the coding sequence ATGTTTAAAGCCAGTCACGTCTTGCAGGACGAGTTCCTTAACCGGATCTCGGCCGCCAAGGCCGCCGATTTTTTCCCTGTCATCAGCGCCAACTACAGCGTTGACGAGGCAGCCTATCTCACTGAGCTCCTGCAGCTCGCCGACCCCGGTGATAATGGCATCGAGGCTATCAGCCACGGTGCCCGTACCCTGATTCATGATGTACGTGGCCGGGACAATGCCGTCGATACCCTCGACGCACTGCTTCGTCAGTACAGCCTCGATACCCAGGAAGGGCTGATGCTCATGTGCCTGGCCGAGGCTCTGCTGCGCGTCCCTGACGCTGCCACCGCCGATGCGCTGATCCGCGACAAGCTGAGCGCCGCCGAGTGGGAACGCCACCTCGGCAAGAGCGACAATGTACTGGTCAACTTCGCCGCCTGGGGTCTGGTCATGACCGGTAAGGTGGTTGATCCGTCCGCCGCCGATGGCCGGCCGAAGAACGTGATCGGGCGTCTGGTCAAGCGCTCCGGCGAGCCGGTCATTCGTGCGGCGATGAACCAGGCGATGAAGATGATGGGCAAGCAGTTCGTGCTTGGTCGCAACATCGCCGAAGCGCTGAAGAACGGTCGTCCCGAGCGCGAAAAAGGCTACAGCTACTCCTTCGACATGCTCGGCGAGGCGGCATTGACTGCCGACGACGCCGAGAAGTACATGGCCGACTACCGCAAGGCCATCGACACCGTCGGTGCCGAGGCGCAGGTGGGCAAGGGGCCGAAGCCGTCGATTTCGATCAAGTTGTCCGCCCTGCATCCACGTTACGAAGTGGCCCAGCGCGAGCGCGTGCTCACCGAGCTGTTCGCCAATGTGCTGGAACTGGCCGTGCGTGCACGCAAGCTGGGCGTTGGCATCTCGGTGGATGCCGAGGAAGCCGACCGCCTGGAGTTGTCGCTGGAACTGTATGAAAAGCTGATGCGCGACCCGGGCCTCAAAGGCTGGGGCGAGTTCGGCCTGGTGGTCCAGGCCTACTCCAAGCGCTGCCTGCCGGTGCTGGTGTGGCTGGCCCTGTTGGGCAAGGAGCTCGGTGCCAAGATGCCGTTGCGTCTGGTCAAGGGCGCCTACTGGGACACCGAGATCAAGCAGTGTCAGGTCCAGGGCCTGGACGGCTACCCGGTGTTCACCCGCAAGGAAGGCACCGATACGTCCTACCTGGCCTGTGCGCGCTTCCTGCTGTCGGAGTTCACCCGTGATGTGATCTACCCACAGTTCGCCAGCCATAACGCGCATACCGTCAGCTGCATCTTGTCGATGGCCGCCGAGTACCAGCAGCCTCGCGAGTTCGAGTTCCAGCGCCTGCATGGCATGGGCGATGCGCTGTACGACACCGTGTTGGAAAAGCATGGCAAGACCGTGCGCATCTATGCGCCGGTCGGTGCACACAAGGATCTGCTGCCGTACCTGGTCCGCCGCTTGCTGGAAAACGGCGCGAATTCCTCGTTCGTCCACCAGCTGGTTGACCCGAGCACACCGATTGAGTCACTTCTTGATCATCCGGTGACGCAACTGCGCAAGTTCAAAACGCTCGGTAATGACAAAATTCCCCTTCCGCCTGCTCAGTTCGGTGCCGCGCGGAAAAATTCCCAAGGCATCAATATGAACATCCAGCACTCTTTGGCTGAGCTTGAACTCGCCTACCAGCCGCACCTCAGCCGTCAATGGCACGCTACGCCGGTGATCAACGGGCAGTCGCTGCCTGGCGCCGCGCAGGATGTGTATTGCCCCTATGAGTTGAGCAAGGTCGTCGGCACCGCCCAGTTCGCCAGCGCTGCCCAGGCGGCTCAGGCGCTGGACGGGTTGAGCGCTGCCTGGCCGCGCTGGAATGCCACCGCCATCGACAGCCGCGCGAGTATCTTCGAGCGTCTGGCCGATCTGCTCGAGAGCAACCGTGCCGAGTTGATGGCGCTGTGCACCGTGGAAGCCGGCAAGTCCATGCAGGACGGCATCGACGAAGTGCGCGAGGCGGTGGATTTCTGCCGTTACTACGCCCAGCAGGCGCGTCTGCGTCTGGGTCGCGAAGAGCTGAAAGGCCCGACCGGCGAGCGCAACGAGCTGTTCCACGAGGGTCGCGGCATCTTCGTCTGCGTCAGCCCGTGGAACTTCCCGCTGGCCATCTACCTCGGCCAGATCGCCGCCGCCCTGGTCGCGGGTAACTGTGTGCTGGCCAAACCGGCCGAGCAGACCAGCCTGATCGCCGCGCGTGCCCTGGAACTGATGTTCGAAGCCGGCCTGCCGATGGATGTGATCGCCTTCCTGCCGGGCGATGGCGCCACCCTGGGTGGCGTGTTCTGCCGCGATGCCCGCGTCGCTGGCGTGTGCTTCACCGGCTCCACCGACACCGCGCGGATCATCAACCGTCAGCTGGCCGAGAAAGCCGGCCCGATCGCCGCACTGATCGCCGAAACCGGCGGACAGAACGCGATGATCGTCGACTCCACCGCGCTACCGGAACAAGTGGTCAAGGATGCCGTGCAGTCGGCCTTCACCAGCGCCGGCCAGCGTTGCTCGGCCTTGCGTGTGCTCTATGTGCAGGCCGATATCGCCGAGCGCGTGCTGGATCTGCTCAAGGGCGCGATGGCCGAACTGAAAGTCGGCCCGACGCACCTGCGCGAAAGCGATGTGGGTCCGGTGATCGACGCCGAAGCCAAGGCCGGCCTGGATGCGCATATTGCCCAGCTCAAGGGCGAGGGCAAGCTGATTGCCGAAACCCCGCTGCCGGCTGGTCTGCACGGTCATTTCGTCGCCCCGGTGGCGTTCGAAATCGGCGGCATCGCCGAACTGAAGAAAGAGAACTTCGGCCCTATCCTGCACATCGTGCGTTTCCAGGCGGCCGATCTTGAGAACGTGGTCGCGGCGATCAATGGCACGGGTTATGGCCTGACCCTCGGCGTGCATACCCGCAACGAGGAAACCGCAGATCGCATCGAGGCGCTGGCGCGCGTCGGCAACCTCTACGTCAACCGCAACCAGATTGGTGCCGTGGTCGGGGTGCAGCCGTTCGGTGGTTGCGGTCTGTCGGGTACCGGGCCAAAAGCCGGCGGTCCGAGCTACCTGTTGCGCTTCGTCAACGAACGCACCACGTCGGTCAACACCACCGCGGTGGGCGGCAACGCCTCCCTGCTGTCGCTGGGCGACGAGGACTGA
- a CDS encoding DUF2905 family protein, with translation MARWLMMIGAALLLLGAVLHFAPWLPHWFGRLPGDTRIESPGKLFIALRSMLLVSIGLTLLINLLRR, from the coding sequence ATGGCGCGTTGGTTGATGATGATTGGTGCGGCGCTGTTGCTGCTCGGCGCCGTACTGCACTTCGCGCCCTGGCTGCCGCACTGGTTTGGCCGCTTGCCGGGCGATACCCGTATCGAATCGCCCGGCAAGTTATTCATTGCGCTGAGGTCGATGTTGCTGGTCAGCATCGGTTTGACCCTGCTGATCAACCTGCTCAGGCGCTAG
- a CDS encoding putative bifunctional diguanylate cyclase/phosphodiesterase, whose protein sequence is MNGWGKYVILAGFMLLWIIAALAIYRDAQQIAANTQQKIRNEMRLEAQTMAEKLAGVLERTYVTIKTISLLPAVRSAAPRNRRSIHDDVVKLGHFGDGDANTIQQLYNHVSTDVAVSEVYLVYDSFAPERGEVPFLMFDQVLLERIANAQEADNTHEQDEPEEYEAAEYAEYVRQLSYLRQYHAQLPRDAPEGIAAVTSSLLRTCDNSQYTSIANGDERDTLGILLSVPIYDQANKQFKGLVTAVLRANALEAVLNGWPRLPITAADKAFLAQQQIDLATPAAEYLLENRQTGVRIMDRRNLDLPDFLTGKQQAAIHLEQTIRLPFSEAWQLHRYKSVADLNVAIDPIRRDMWQRLALLSLLIAGFALAVERVFAMQRRSTRELSQMANYDALTGLPNRRLVAEHLSNSLSRKLTLDHQYAVLMIDLDDFKEINDTLGHQVGDSLLIEVSRRFVHSLRASDQLLQLHNHNPLGNPGGSPLNENESMVGRLGGDEFLVLLPNLPDLEQVMGVAERLHASLSEPIALGPDKIYVHASIGIAAYPDHGQTGASLLRSADTAMYLAKRQGRGQTVVFQQEFDDKSRQRLQLLTDLHSALTEQQFVLHYQPELNLATGDIDSVEALIRWQHPLLGLVHPADFIHLLEQSGLITDVGRWVLETACRQLKEWQDQGSPIKHMCVNVSIKQLAHPAFADSLLNTLDQAGIAPDALCLELTESMLMQQPEANIQLLRSIRMTGVKIALDDFGTGYSSLSHLRQLPLDVLKIDRSFVIDMQTDEGLAICETLMTLAQRLGLKVIAEGIETAEQYCTMNRVGSDWMQGYLIARPLPAEQADQFAQTFDWRKFKAANGLQQHPPGWTPLRGYSRESP, encoded by the coding sequence ATGAATGGATGGGGCAAATACGTCATTCTTGCCGGTTTCATGCTGCTGTGGATAATCGCTGCGCTGGCCATTTACCGTGACGCCCAGCAGATAGCCGCCAATACCCAACAGAAGATCCGCAACGAGATGCGGCTTGAAGCGCAAACCATGGCTGAAAAGCTGGCCGGGGTGCTGGAGCGAACCTACGTCACTATCAAAACCATCTCGTTATTGCCGGCAGTGCGTAGTGCGGCCCCGCGCAATCGCCGCAGCATCCATGACGACGTCGTCAAGCTGGGGCACTTCGGCGATGGTGACGCCAATACCATCCAGCAACTGTATAACCACGTTTCCACCGATGTCGCGGTATCTGAGGTGTATCTGGTATATGACAGCTTCGCCCCCGAACGGGGTGAAGTGCCTTTCCTGATGTTTGACCAGGTGCTGCTGGAGCGTATCGCCAACGCGCAAGAAGCAGACAACACTCACGAACAGGACGAGCCCGAAGAGTACGAAGCTGCCGAGTATGCCGAATATGTGCGGCAACTCAGCTACTTGCGGCAATACCATGCCCAATTGCCTCGCGACGCCCCCGAAGGCATTGCGGCGGTGACTTCATCGCTGCTGCGAACCTGCGATAACTCCCAGTACACCTCGATTGCCAACGGCGACGAGCGCGATACCTTGGGTATTCTGCTGTCCGTGCCTATCTACGATCAGGCCAACAAACAGTTCAAAGGGCTGGTGACCGCCGTGCTGCGGGCCAATGCACTGGAGGCCGTCCTGAACGGCTGGCCCAGGCTGCCCATCACCGCTGCGGACAAAGCGTTTCTGGCCCAGCAGCAGATTGACCTCGCCACTCCGGCCGCCGAATACCTGCTGGAGAATCGCCAGACCGGCGTGCGCATCATGGATAGACGCAACCTAGACCTGCCGGATTTCCTCACGGGTAAGCAGCAAGCGGCCATTCATCTCGAGCAAACCATCCGGTTGCCCTTCTCCGAGGCGTGGCAGTTGCATCGGTATAAGTCGGTGGCCGACCTCAACGTGGCAATTGATCCAATCCGCAGAGACATGTGGCAGCGACTGGCGCTGTTAAGCCTGCTGATTGCCGGGTTCGCGCTAGCGGTGGAACGTGTCTTCGCCATGCAGCGTCGGTCTACCCGTGAGCTGTCGCAAATGGCCAACTACGACGCCCTGACCGGCTTACCCAATCGGCGCCTGGTCGCCGAACACTTGTCAAATTCGTTGAGCCGGAAACTGACCCTGGATCATCAGTACGCCGTGCTGATGATCGATCTCGATGACTTCAAGGAAATTAACGACACGCTCGGCCACCAGGTCGGCGACAGTCTGCTGATCGAGGTATCGCGGCGCTTCGTCCACAGCCTGCGCGCCTCAGACCAGCTGTTGCAGCTGCATAATCACAACCCCTTGGGCAATCCAGGCGGCAGTCCCCTGAATGAGAACGAGTCGATGGTCGGCCGCCTGGGGGGCGATGAGTTTCTGGTGTTGCTGCCCAATCTTCCCGACCTCGAACAGGTCATGGGCGTGGCCGAACGCCTGCACGCGAGCCTGAGCGAGCCCATCGCCTTGGGCCCGGACAAGATTTACGTGCATGCCAGTATCGGCATCGCCGCTTACCCGGACCATGGCCAAACGGGTGCTTCGTTGTTACGCAGCGCCGATACGGCAATGTACCTGGCGAAGCGCCAGGGACGTGGGCAGACGGTGGTGTTTCAGCAGGAATTCGACGACAAATCCCGGCAGCGCCTGCAGTTGCTCACCGACTTGCACTCGGCCCTAACGGAACAACAATTCGTCCTCCACTACCAGCCGGAACTGAACCTGGCCACCGGCGACATCGACTCGGTCGAGGCCTTGATACGCTGGCAACACCCGCTCCTGGGGCTGGTGCACCCGGCAGATTTTATCCATCTGTTGGAGCAGTCCGGCTTGATCACAGACGTCGGGCGGTGGGTGTTGGAAACGGCCTGCCGGCAACTGAAAGAATGGCAGGACCAGGGCTCACCGATTAAGCACATGTGCGTCAACGTATCGATCAAGCAACTGGCGCATCCGGCATTTGCCGACTCGCTGCTCAACACCTTAGATCAAGCTGGCATAGCGCCTGATGCACTCTGTCTTGAGCTGACCGAATCGATGCTGATGCAGCAGCCGGAGGCCAACATTCAACTCCTGCGCAGCATACGCATGACCGGGGTGAAGATTGCCCTGGATGACTTCGGCACCGGCTACTCGTCACTCAGCCACCTGCGCCAACTGCCATTGGACGTGCTGAAGATCGACCGCAGTTTCGTCATCGACATGCAAACCGACGAAGGCCTCGCCATCTGCGAAACCCTGATGACCTTGGCCCAGCGCTTGGGGCTCAAGGTCATTGCCGAAGGCATAGAGACAGCCGAGCAATACTGCACCATGAATAGAGTCGGCAGTGACTGGATGCAGGGCTACTTGATTGCCCGCCCGCTGCCGGCGGAGCAAGCCGATCAATTCGCGCAGACTTTCGACTGGAGAAAATTCAAGGCTGCTAATGGCCTGCAACAACATCCGCCCGGATGGACGCCATTAAGGGGCTACTCCCGCGAGTCACCTTAA
- the ampC gene encoding class C beta-lactamase translates to MTCHRSLIAIALIASTSALIPAFASGDTFQAQARAAYAQAIEEYKIPGLIVGVTRNGQHRFYATGLASRADNRPVTPDTLFELGSISKVFNVTLAALAEQRGQLSLNDKVAHYLCADACSIGNDMTLMDLATHHSGGLPLQVPDNITDTKQLVNWLKGWKPPQPGARSYSNISVGLLGHITADAMGMSYTQAVQTVLFPELGLKNTWIDVPAKEMHRYAFGYDRKTDKPIRVTPGVLDAEAYGVKTTASDMLKLLDVELGYGKVSPQLEAAVRRTQEGQFSTAKFTQDMIWEQYTWPADIETMKSANGYDFILHPQKVNKIQPALPPQKNVILNKTGSTNGFGGYVAVLPSENLGIVVLANRNYPNEARITATYALIKALLSK, encoded by the coding sequence ATGACCTGCCATAGATCATTGATAGCCATTGCTCTGATTGCCTCAACGTCTGCCTTGATACCCGCCTTCGCAAGCGGCGACACGTTTCAAGCGCAGGCCCGGGCCGCCTACGCACAGGCTATTGAGGAATACAAAATCCCCGGTCTTATTGTGGGTGTAACAAGGAACGGTCAACACCGCTTTTATGCCACGGGTCTGGCATCGCGTGCCGACAACCGTCCCGTCACCCCTGACACCCTTTTCGAGCTCGGGTCGATCAGCAAGGTCTTCAACGTGACGCTGGCAGCTCTGGCCGAACAACGCGGCCAGCTCTCCCTTAACGACAAGGTGGCCCATTATCTGTGCGCGGATGCCTGTTCGATCGGCAACGATATGACACTGATGGACTTGGCGACCCATCACTCGGGCGGGTTGCCTCTGCAGGTTCCCGATAACATCACCGACACCAAGCAACTCGTGAACTGGCTGAAAGGCTGGAAGCCGCCCCAGCCCGGCGCACGTAGCTACTCCAACATTAGCGTCGGCCTTCTCGGCCACATTACCGCTGACGCGATGGGCATGAGCTATACACAGGCGGTACAGACCGTGCTGTTCCCTGAGCTCGGTTTGAAGAACACCTGGATCGATGTTCCCGCGAAAGAGATGCATAGGTATGCCTTCGGCTACGACCGAAAGACCGACAAGCCTATCCGCGTAACGCCCGGCGTGCTTGACGCTGAAGCTTACGGGGTGAAGACGACCGCCAGTGACATGCTCAAGCTCCTGGATGTGGAGCTCGGATACGGGAAAGTATCGCCGCAACTCGAGGCAGCAGTGCGCCGCACCCAAGAAGGCCAGTTCAGCACTGCAAAATTCACGCAGGACATGATCTGGGAGCAGTACACATGGCCGGCAGATATTGAAACGATGAAGTCAGCGAACGGTTACGACTTCATCCTGCACCCGCAGAAGGTCAATAAGATCCAACCCGCGCTCCCGCCGCAGAAAAACGTCATCCTCAACAAAACGGGATCGACAAATGGCTTTGGTGGCTATGTTGCTGTGCTTCCGAGCGAGAACCTTGGCATCGTGGTCCTTGCGAACCGCAACTATCCCAATGAAGCGCGGATTACCGCAACCTACGCCCTGATTAAGGCACTACTTTCGAAATAG
- a CDS encoding GFA family protein: MSHSEAKCLCGAVKIIAEEINPKFTVCHCQSCRTWGGAPFFAVKCGTKVKIEGDDKVKMYESSSWASRGFCTECGTHLFYKFKESGEYNMPVGMFPNLKGLEMDMQYFSDMRPGYYCFSNETKEMTTAEIMAHFAAEM, from the coding sequence ATGTCTCATTCAGAAGCAAAGTGTCTTTGTGGTGCTGTAAAAATTATCGCGGAAGAAATTAACCCTAAATTCACAGTGTGCCATTGCCAATCATGTAGAACTTGGGGAGGCGCACCATTCTTTGCTGTTAAGTGCGGTACTAAAGTTAAAATTGAAGGCGATGATAAAGTTAAAATGTATGAATCATCGTCTTGGGCCTCTCGCGGGTTTTGCACAGAGTGTGGGACTCATTTATTTTATAAATTCAAAGAAAGCGGCGAATATAATATGCCAGTAGGCATGTTTCCAAACTTGAAAGGTTTGGAAATGGATATGCAATATTTTAGTGACATGCGACCTGGTTATTATTGCTTTTCAAATGAAACAAAAGAAATGACAACAGCTGAAATAATGGCTCATTTCGCAGCAGAAATGTAA
- a CDS encoding GNAT family N-acetyltransferase → MLAEKLNSVVSKDWPSGEYDRNAMVFFLSCFESGGTAVQGWYGWYAINIDAVSGERSLVGSGGYFGPPDSNGVVEIGYSVLPEWQRRGFAKEIVSALVAHALSFEKTNSIIARTSPVNEASKRVLISSGFRETGINESNLCFEYVSS, encoded by the coding sequence TTGCTTGCTGAGAAATTGAATTCAGTTGTTTCAAAGGACTGGCCGTCTGGTGAATACGACCGAAATGCAATGGTGTTTTTTTTATCTTGTTTCGAAAGCGGCGGTACAGCTGTCCAAGGGTGGTATGGATGGTATGCAATCAATATTGATGCTGTTTCAGGAGAACGGTCTCTAGTTGGTTCAGGTGGTTATTTCGGGCCTCCAGATAGTAACGGTGTAGTTGAGATCGGTTATTCTGTGTTGCCTGAGTGGCAGCGTCGTGGCTTTGCAAAAGAAATAGTAAGTGCGTTAGTTGCTCATGCATTGTCTTTTGAAAAAACAAACAGTATTATTGCTCGCACTTCACCGGTAAATGAAGCGTCTAAAAGAGTATTGATTTCTAGTGGCTTCAGGGAGACTGGAATTAATGAAAGCAATCTATGTTTCGAGTATGTAAGTAGCTAA
- a CDS encoding GNAT family N-acetyltransferase, with protein sequence MSEFEIKILTAKNWELYKSARLSSLRDSPDSFGSTYDQETTLSDAEWQSRLDLKFRDIDALPLVAELDGKPVGVAWGFIHKPDLRIAHIYQMWVSPELRGKGIAKSLLREIEAWAISRGCGLMALAVTTSNEAAVNLYRSFGFIAAGQLEELRIGSERMVQPMVMKLNSAAQHSNRSLRSLGRAKARALT encoded by the coding sequence ATGAGTGAATTCGAGATAAAAATATTAACCGCGAAAAACTGGGAGTTATACAAATCCGCAAGATTGAGTTCTCTTAGGGATTCACCTGACTCTTTTGGCTCAACTTACGATCAGGAAACCACATTATCGGATGCTGAATGGCAGTCACGCTTAGATCTTAAATTCCGGGATATTGATGCTCTGCCATTAGTTGCAGAGCTAGATGGCAAGCCCGTCGGTGTTGCTTGGGGCTTTATACATAAGCCAGATTTGCGAATCGCCCACATCTATCAAATGTGGGTTTCGCCAGAGCTGAGAGGAAAAGGCATAGCGAAGTCACTGCTACGTGAAATTGAAGCATGGGCTATCAGCAGAGGGTGTGGCCTTATGGCACTTGCAGTCACAACAAGCAATGAAGCAGCAGTTAACTTGTATAGATCGTTTGGTTTTATCGCTGCTGGGCAGCTTGAAGAGCTAAGAATTGGTTCAGAGCGTATGGTTCAGCCAATGGTTATGAAGTTGAATAGTGCCGCCCAGCATTCAAACCGTTCGCTACGCTCACTGGGACGGGCTAAAGCCCGCGCCTTAACATAA
- a CDS encoding class I SAM-dependent methyltransferase, translating to MDDFYIDKKGLAAYFEMQWLDKLRDDGVHEVLKSKSKSVPDYFILSDHTSNVARFISSALESDSISPETVLEVGPALGRNCYELVKKYADIKSVTVVEPSQRLLSNFKRILIDGSGCEFPYIKSANELESLYFQTESITKDCSHINFSLIKAPFERGLVAGKFDLVICLNVLDQCESPQSMVDALKEATAINGVMVLSCTYQWNKKHLINKCEAVDNINEYFGDGWVKLSEDENEYKIRFNERYCKLFLAHIVSYRKIGM from the coding sequence ATGGATGATTTTTACATAGATAAAAAAGGCTTAGCTGCTTACTTTGAAATGCAGTGGCTAGATAAGTTACGAGATGACGGAGTACATGAAGTCCTAAAAAGCAAATCTAAGTCAGTACCCGATTATTTTATTTTATCAGATCACACTAGTAATGTGGCTCGCTTTATAAGCAGCGCTCTTGAGAGTGACTCTATTTCTCCGGAAACTGTTCTTGAAGTAGGACCTGCTCTTGGCAGGAATTGCTACGAGCTAGTAAAAAAATATGCTGATATAAAGTCCGTTACTGTAGTTGAACCATCTCAACGACTGCTCTCAAATTTCAAACGAATACTAATTGACGGCAGTGGCTGTGAATTTCCCTATATCAAGAGCGCAAACGAATTAGAGAGTTTATATTTTCAAACTGAGTCTATAACAAAAGATTGTAGTCATATTAATTTTTCTCTAATCAAAGCACCCTTTGAACGCGGATTAGTTGCAGGGAAGTTTGATTTAGTAATTTGCTTAAACGTTCTAGACCAATGTGAATCACCACAGAGCATGGTTGATGCTTTAAAGGAGGCAACTGCTATCAATGGTGTTATGGTTTTGTCATGCACCTATCAATGGAATAAGAAGCATCTAATTAATAAGTGTGAAGCTGTCGACAACATCAACGAGTATTTCGGCGATGGCTGGGTGAAGCTATCAGAGGATGAAAACGAGTACAAAATCAGGTTTAACGAAAGGTACTGTAAACTATTTCTTGCTCACATAGTTTCATACCGAAAAATTGGAATGTAG
- a CDS encoding P-loop NTPase family protein, translating into MKILIFGNSGSGKSTLAQCLVQDHGLAHLDLDSIVWEPGKIAVPRAPEAVSESLRAFLTTHKNWVIEGCYGELIEATTNYCSELIFLNPGLEVCLEHNRHRPWEPHKYSSQQAQDEMLENLQTWVAGYYERQDQWSYHAHRQIFDTFSGHKCERSAG; encoded by the coding sequence ATGAAAATTCTTATCTTTGGCAACTCCGGCTCGGGAAAATCCACGCTTGCTCAGTGCCTAGTTCAAGATCACGGATTGGCCCATCTCGATCTTGATTCAATCGTATGGGAACCCGGCAAAATTGCTGTTCCACGGGCACCAGAAGCTGTAAGCGAATCACTTCGAGCATTTCTTACCACCCATAAAAATTGGGTTATTGAGGGCTGCTACGGCGAACTCATTGAAGCAACTACAAATTATTGCTCTGAGTTGATCTTTCTTAACCCTGGGCTTGAGGTCTGTCTTGAGCACAACCGACATCGCCCATGGGAACCTCATAAGTATTCGTCTCAGCAAGCTCAAGATGAAATGCTAGAGAACCTACAAACTTGGGTTGCCGGCTACTATGAACGTCAAGATCAATGGTCGTACCACGCACACCGTCAGATTTTTGATACTTTTTCAGGCCACAAATGCGAACGATCTGCAGGCTAA